In Aspergillus oryzae RIB40 DNA, chromosome 6, one genomic interval encodes:
- a CDS encoding DNA-directed DNA polymerase eta (DNA polymerase iota/DNA damage inducible protein) has product MSRSSPDPFVASPSSPSHPVKNHSRYTYRQLQLLRQSSTASPLRVIAHVDLDAFYAQCEMVRLQTPREIPLAVRQWDSLIAINYPARAFGITRMISAKEARKLCPEIVLQHVATFREGEGGKWAYREDSYKRMNTDKVCLDPYRAESRKILKTMKEELSRWYTDLVDEERGLGPHAQIQQASVEKASVDEVFIDLSPLVYGVLLRRYPELRNGPDGDDRVASLPRPPTTALEWNQGDCLVDLDENETEVDDPDWDDVAMLIGSDIVRAVRTVVWDNLSYTCSAGIAKNKMMAKLGSSSNKPNKQTIVRNRAIQTFLGGFKFTKIRMLGGKLGDQVTALFGTEQVSDLLQVTLEQFRAKLDDDTANWLYGIIRGEDKSEVNPRTQIKSMLSAKSFRPSINSVEQAERWLRIFAADIYGRLVEDGVLEHRRRPKTLALHHRQGAQVRSRQSPIPGSTPINETLLFDIGRTLLRQVIGDGCAWPCANLSMSVGGFEDGVGNNKAIDSFLLRGDQAKNIGHPAKDRLTDDLPEMLQLSEKRRKVEDDGIKRFFNQSLGVNTKPQPSEAILETPATSVEGNSENILLSDASCNPQITEVALRFYTCSRCEKTLPEAERDEHDDWHFAKDLERQERQEAMRSQQTARPSNNTGSSSARGRPGRSSRGKPEKGQTRLAFG; this is encoded by the coding sequence ATGTCGCGCTCGTCCCCAGACCCGTTCGTCGCATCGCCCTCCTCCCCGAGCCACCCCGTGAAGAACCATTCCCGATACACCTACCGCCAACTGCAGCTCCTACGCCAGAGTTCGACGGCCTCGCCGCTCCGAGTGATTGCCCATGTCGATCTGGATGCATTCTACGCACAATGTGAGATGGTGCGTCTTCAGACGCCGAGGGAGATACCCCTCGCTGTACGCCAGTGGGACTCGCTGATCGCGATCAACTACCCTGCTCGGGCGTTCGGGAtaacgaggatgatatccgCGAAGGAAGCTAGGAAACTTTGTCCAGAAATTGTTCTACAGCATGTTGCGACCTTCCGAGAAGGTGAGGGTGGGAAATGGGCGTATAGGGAGGATTCTTACAAGCGCATGAATACGGATAAAGTGTGTTTGGATCCGTATCGGGCGGAATCACGCAAGATTCTGAAAACAATGAAGGAGGAATTGTCGAGATGGTATACGGACCTGGTTGATGAGGAACGAGGGCTGGGACCACACGCTCAGATACAACAGGCTAGTGTTGAGAAAGCTAGCGTTGATGAAGTTTTCATCGATCTGTCCCCGCTGGTTTATGGTGTTTTGCTTCGCCGGTATCCGGAACTACGAAATGGGCCGGATGGCGACGATCGTGTCGCATCATTACCTCGTCCCCCTACAACGGCACTGGAATGGAACCAGGGCGATTGTCTAGTGGACCTAGACGAGAACGAGACAGAGGTGGATGATCCTGATTGGGATGATGTGGCGATGCTTATTGGGTCAGATATTGTCCGAGCGGTTCGCACGGTGGTTTGGGATAATCTGAGTTATACGTGTTCCGCAGGTATAgcgaagaacaagatgatgGCAAAGTTGGGGAGCTCTAGCAACAAACCTAACAAACAGACCATTGTTCGCAATCGCGCCATCCAGACCTTCCTTGGTGGCTTCAAGTTTACCAAGATACGAATGCTTGGGGGTAAGCTGGGTGATCAGGTCACTGCTCTGTTTGGAACCGAACAAGTTAGCGATCTTTTACAGGTTACGCTGGAGCAGTTCCGGgccaagctggatgatgatactgCTAACTGGCTTTATGGAATCATCCGCGGCGAGGATAAAAGTGAAGTGAACCCCAGGACGCAAATCAAGTCCATGCTCTCCGCCAAGTCTTTCAGACCGAGTATCAACTCCGTCGAGCAGGCGGAACGGTGGTTGCGGATTTTTGCCGCCGACATCTATGGCCGTCTCGTGGAAGATGGTGTACTTGAGCACCGACGCCGTCCAAAGACCCTCGCCCTGCATCATAGGCAAGGTGCACAAGTTCGCTCTCGTCAAAGCCCCATTCCTGGGTCGACACCGATCAACGAAACATTACTCTTCGATATTGGGAGGACATTGCTTCGACAGGTCATCGGTGACGGATGCGCCTGGCCTTGTGCAAACTTGTCAATGAGTGTCGGTGGATTTGAGGATGGGGTTGGCAATAATAAAGCAATAGATTCTTTTCTACTCCGAGGAGACCAGGCTAAAAATATTGGCCACCCTGCGAAGGACCGTCTTACGGATGACTTGCCGGAAATGTTACAACTGAGCGAGAAACGGAGGAAAGTCGAAGACGATGGTATAAAacgcttcttcaaccagtCTCTCGGGGTCAACACGAAACCCCAGCCTAGCGAGGCTATATTGGAGACACCGGCGACGAGCGTAGAAGGGAACAGCGAGAACATCCTTCTGTCTGATGCCTCGTGTAATCCTCAAATAACAGAAGTCGCGCTGAGATTCTATACTTGTAGTCGTTGCGAAAAAACACTACCGGAAGCTGAAAGGGATGAACACGATGACTGGCATTTTGCCAaggatctggaaagacaagaaagacaagaagcCATGAGATCCCAACAGACAGCACGCCCGTCCAATAACACGGGATCTTCCAGCGCCCGTGGCAGACCGGGTCGTAGCAGCCGGGGTAAGCCTGAGAAAGGGCAGACACGTCTCGCTTTCGGATAG